From Bacillus methanolicus, a single genomic window includes:
- a CDS encoding YwiC-like family protein, translating into MKPLLPKQHGAWAMLIIPFLLGAYYGGFSWLHIPLFLGWLLLYLATYPFFMAIKNKKRRQYYLRWFLAYSFPAVVLLLIPLANHFSLLYFGFSMMPFFLINIYYASKKNERALLNDLAAIAEFCIGGLASFYVGDGELNLRAAEIFSFCFLFFTGSSFYVKTMIREKKNVVYKWASWGFHLLLIIGLFIMGYPLLVIAYFPSVIRAIYLYGKSISVLKLGVLEIANSVYFLLTLLFIL; encoded by the coding sequence ATGAAACCGCTTTTGCCAAAACAACACGGTGCCTGGGCGATGTTGATTATCCCGTTTTTATTAGGGGCTTATTATGGGGGTTTTTCTTGGCTTCATATTCCGCTATTTCTCGGGTGGTTATTGTTATACTTAGCAACTTATCCGTTTTTTATGGCAATTAAAAATAAAAAAAGAAGACAATATTATTTGAGATGGTTTCTAGCCTACTCTTTTCCAGCTGTGGTATTGTTACTCATCCCGCTAGCAAATCATTTTAGCCTTTTATATTTTGGCTTTTCTATGATGCCGTTTTTTCTGATAAATATATATTATGCAAGTAAGAAAAATGAACGGGCTTTGCTTAATGATCTTGCGGCCATAGCTGAATTTTGTATAGGAGGGCTTGCCAGTTTTTATGTAGGAGATGGAGAGCTAAATCTAAGAGCGGCAGAAATCTTTAGTTTTTGTTTTCTGTTCTTTACTGGAAGTTCTTTTTATGTGAAAACCATGATAAGAGAAAAAAAGAATGTGGTGTATAAATGGGCATCTTGGGGGTTTCATTTACTGTTAATCATTGGATTATTCATAATGGGTTATCCATTATTAGTAATTGCGTATTTTCCAAGTGTGATAAGAGCAATATACCTCTACGGAAAATCTATATCGGTGCTGAAACTCGGTGTATTAGAAATTGCAAATTCCGTATATTTTCTTTTAACGTTATTATTTATTCTCTAA
- a CDS encoding LamB/YcsF family protein, which yields MHIVDLNCDMGESFGAYKIGKDEEILDYVTSANIACGFHAGDPSTMRKTVRLALEKNVGIGAHPGLQDLAGFGRRNMDISPQEAYELVVYQIGALYAFVKSEGGKLQHVKPHGALYNMATKSALLSEAIAEAVYKVDPELILFGLAGGKLVNAGKKIGLRTASEVFSDRTYQKDGSLTPRRESNAIIKDYEIAVNQVIRMVKEGKVQSLEGTDVSIQADTICIHGDGENAIDFAKYISSALMKADIKIAKIGDFCKASNSSI from the coding sequence ATGCATATTGTCGACTTAAATTGTGATATGGGAGAGAGCTTTGGTGCATACAAAATAGGAAAAGATGAAGAAATTCTCGATTATGTAACATCCGCAAATATCGCATGCGGGTTTCACGCAGGTGACCCGTCAACCATGCGGAAAACCGTCCGGTTGGCACTCGAAAAAAATGTGGGGATTGGGGCGCACCCCGGGCTTCAGGATTTGGCTGGATTCGGAAGAAGAAATATGGATATTTCTCCGCAGGAAGCTTACGAACTAGTTGTCTATCAAATCGGTGCTTTATATGCATTTGTAAAATCCGAAGGCGGAAAGCTTCAACATGTAAAACCCCATGGTGCATTATATAATATGGCCACTAAGAGCGCTCTCCTATCTGAAGCGATTGCCGAAGCCGTTTACAAGGTTGATCCTGAATTGATCCTCTTTGGATTAGCGGGAGGAAAGCTTGTGAACGCAGGAAAAAAAATCGGACTTCGTACTGCCAGTGAAGTATTTTCCGATCGCACATACCAAAAAGATGGTTCTTTAACTCCTAGACGTGAATCGAATGCTATCATAAAAGATTATGAAATTGCTGTCAACCAAGTAATACGAATGGTAAAAGAAGGAAAAGTACAATCGCTGGAGGGAACTGATGTTTCGATTCAAGCCGATACGATTTGTATCCATGGAGATGGAGAAAATGCGATAGACTTTGCAAAGTACATCTCTTCCGCATTAATGAAAGCGGATATTAAAATCGCTAAAATTGGCGACTTTTGCAAAGCAAGTAATAGCTCGATATAA
- a CDS encoding TIGR04053 family radical SAM/SPASM domain-containing protein, with amino-acid sequence MRGFHENPFIVIWELTRACQLKCLHCRAEAQYHRDPRELTFEEGKKLIDQIYEMDQPLLVFTGGDPLMRPDVYDIAKYAIDKGLRVSMTPSATPNVTKEAIKKAKEVGLARWAFSLDGPNAEIHDHFRGTSGSFDLTIKAIQYLHELEIPVQINTVISRYNVHVLDEMVALVEKLKCVLWSVFFLVPTGRGKETDMITPVEHEKVFKWLFKTSKRVPFDIKTTAGQHYRRVVLQEKMRENKTSDEKIRYEDVLMKGLTGQVDGLGRAPKGVNDGNGFLFISHIGDVYPSGLLPVKAGNVRETPLADIYRHSPIFQDLRNPDKYKGKCGVCEFRFVCGGSRSRAYSVTGDYLESEPFCVYIPKVLRKKKEK; translated from the coding sequence TTGAGAGGCTTTCATGAAAATCCGTTTATTGTTATATGGGAACTAACACGGGCATGCCAGTTGAAATGCCTTCATTGTCGTGCAGAAGCGCAATACCATCGCGATCCGCGCGAATTAACGTTTGAAGAGGGAAAAAAGCTGATTGACCAAATTTACGAAATGGATCAGCCGCTTCTTGTATTTACAGGTGGAGATCCATTGATGCGTCCTGATGTGTATGATATAGCAAAATATGCGATTGATAAAGGATTGCGTGTTTCGATGACGCCAAGTGCGACGCCGAATGTGACGAAAGAAGCGATTAAGAAAGCAAAAGAAGTCGGTTTAGCGCGTTGGGCGTTTAGTTTAGACGGACCGAATGCCGAAATTCACGATCATTTTCGCGGCACAAGCGGTTCATTCGACTTAACCATAAAGGCGATTCAATATTTGCATGAACTTGAAATCCCTGTGCAAATTAACACCGTTATATCCCGGTATAATGTTCACGTGCTTGACGAAATGGTCGCACTCGTAGAAAAACTGAAATGCGTGCTTTGGAGCGTCTTTTTCCTTGTACCAACGGGACGCGGCAAAGAGACAGATATGATTACACCGGTTGAACATGAAAAAGTATTTAAATGGTTATTTAAAACAAGCAAACGAGTGCCGTTTGATATAAAAACAACGGCAGGACAGCATTATCGCCGCGTCGTGCTGCAGGAAAAAATGCGCGAGAACAAAACGAGCGACGAAAAGATCCGCTATGAAGATGTGCTTATGAAAGGGTTGACTGGACAAGTGGATGGCCTTGGACGGGCGCCAAAAGGAGTAAATGACGGCAACGGTTTTCTCTTTATCTCACATATTGGAGATGTATATCCCAGCGGATTGCTGCCGGTAAAAGCAGGTAATGTGCGCGAAACACCTCTGGCGGATATTTACCGTCATTCACCTATTTTCCAAGACTTGAGAAACCCGGACAAGTATAAAGGAAAATGCGGCGTTTGTGAGTTTCGTTTTGTTTGCGGCGGCTCACGTTCACGGGCATATTCGGTAACAGGAGATTATTTGGAAAGCGAGCCTTTTTGCGTGTATATTCCAAAGGTGTTAAGAAAGAAAAAAGAAAAATGA